A single region of the Podospora pseudopauciseta strain CBS 411.78 chromosome 1, whole genome shotgun sequence genome encodes:
- a CDS encoding hypothetical protein (EggNog:ENOG503PXS0) produces MSESNKKFSIQPIDEQEQDKGTFQKLSEETKKVLEAHSANPGPVISDNFNAQEEGTKEERHEKAKDLNN; encoded by the exons atgTCTGAGTCCAACAAGAAGTTCTCCATCCAGCCCATCGATGAGCAGGAGCAAGATAAG GGCACCTTCCAGAAGCTCAGCGAGGAGACCAAGAAAGTCCTAGAAGCTCACTCGGCCAACCCTGGACCTGTCATCAGTGATAACTTCAATgctcaggaggaggggaccaaggaggagcgtCATGAGAAGGCAAAGGAC